From a single Plutella xylostella chromosome 5, ilPluXylo3.1, whole genome shotgun sequence genomic region:
- the LOC105390539 gene encoding uncharacterized protein LOC105390539: MSTQSKTMPTIDLKVFVRVVAAVFSISSATAFVFALLRLLKPELFYVEPRFGSELGIHYFMTGLMILTSAIGFLNSCVVMNRSSAHNVGRNIVTWLLLDSLFETSRVVYVFLSEIVLKGKGPLQIYELLISAAQYLLDSFLYCQMILRH, translated from the exons ATGTCAACACAATCTAAAACCATGCCTACGATCGATTTGAAGGTGTTTGTGAGGGTTGTGGCCGCAGTGTTttct ATATCATCAGCTACAGCATTTGTGTTTGCTCTGCTGCGGCTGCTGAAGCCAGAACTGTTCTATGTGGAGCCTAGATTTGGGAGCGAACTGG GCATCCACTACTTCATGACGGGCCTCATGATCCTGACATCAGCCATCGGCTTCCTCAACAGCTGTGTAGTGATGAACCGCAGCTCGGCGCACAATGTTGGCCGTAACATAGTCACATGGCTGCTTCTCGACTCACTGTTTGAGACCAGCCGAGTGGTGTATGTGTTCCTGAGCGAAATAGTCCTCAAGGGGAAGGGACCGTTGCAGATCTACGAACTATTGATCAGTGCTGCAcagtatt TGTTGGACAGCTTCCTGTACTGCCAGATGATCCTCAGACACTAA